Part of the Arcobacter sp. F2176 genome is shown below.
AGATCTTTATAGTTGCGCTTTCTTTAAGTTCTCTTATTTTATTCATTGCCCAAGCTTTTACACTTTTTTGCACATATTCTTCTTTTACTTTATCTTTTACCCCTTCAAAAGTACTATTATATTCAAGGATATCATTTAATACATAAAAGATTTCATAACCAAATTCAGTTTTTACTGCATTGTCAGTGAAAAAACCTCTTTTTTTATCTTTTAAAATTGGACTTAACTCACTATTTAATACAGACAAAGGTATTTTTCCAAAATAACCACTATTTTTAGCAGTTGGAGCCAATGAGTATTTTTTTGCAAGTATTGAAAACTCTTGAAGTATATCTTTTGCATTTTGTAACTTTTTTATAATTTCTTTAGCTAAAGATAGTTTTTCAACTACTATACTTAAAAGTTCAATTTGTGCTGGTGTATCATATTTGTATCTTCTATCATTGTAATATTTTTCTAGTTCTTTATCACTTGGTAGCAGTTGTTCTGCTTTTTGTGTAAGTAAAAAATCAAATGCTAATAATCCTTTTTTACTATTTAGTTGTTCTTGAGTATAACCTTTTATGCTCTTTTGTTTAACTATATCGGCAAGGTTTTCATTACCTTTTTTATTATCATTTTCATCTGACATTTTTAAAATATGTTTTAATACTTTTTTGTATTCTTCACTTTTTACAATATCTGTTTTTAGTGCATAATCACTTACTAATCTTTTTTCTATTAGTTTATTTAGAATATTTTTTTGTGTTTGATTATCTAAAGTTTTAAAATTATTTGGTGCAACTTCACTTGTCACATTTCCCCCATTTACAACTGCTAAAATATCACTTGCATAAGTTGATGAGAATAAAGATACAACTATAGATAAGGTATATACTAATTTTTTCACATTCTATCCTTTTAGAATATGTAGAAGGAAAATTTTTCTCCTTCTACATTAAATAAAAATCAATTTATTCTTCGATTTTACCTGATTTAATTCTTTTTTCATAAATGATTTTAAGTTCTCTAATATCTTGTTGAACTTCAAATACTCCATGCCAGTGAGCATAATCAGGAGCTCCCATTAGTGCACCTTGTCTCATTCTTCTACCTTCATGATGCCATAAATGATACCAAATTTTAAATGCTTTATCAGACCATTTATCTTTATGCATTAAACCTTTTTTAGTCAATTCATCTATCATTTTTTTAGCATCAGTTGCATAAGTATTGTATAGTTCAACATGTTTATCTGCCATATTAAAAAAGTTTTTAGTATGTGTTGTTGTATGACAAGAAACACAAACTTGTTCCATCTCAGTACGCGCAGCAGCACTTCCATCTGGATTACCAGCTAAAGCATTAC
Proteins encoded:
- a CDS encoding peptidylprolyl isomerase, with amino-acid sequence MKKLVYTLSIVVSLFSSTYASDILAVVNGGNVTSEVAPNNFKTLDNQTQKNILNKLIEKRLVSDYALKTDIVKSEEYKKVLKHILKMSDENDNKKGNENLADIVKQKSIKGYTQEQLNSKKGLLAFDFLLTQKAEQLLPSDKELEKYYNDRRYKYDTPAQIELLSIVVEKLSLAKEIIKKLQNAKDILQEFSILAKKYSLAPTAKNSGYFGKIPLSVLNSELSPILKDKKRGFFTDNAVKTEFGYEIFYVLNDILEYNSTFEGVKDKVKEEYVQKSVKAWAMNKIRELKESATIKILN